In Erpetoichthys calabaricus chromosome 2, fErpCal1.3, whole genome shotgun sequence, a genomic segment contains:
- the LOC114647103 gene encoding uncharacterized protein LOC114647103, whose translation MSQRYKLIQQSERFNGLMQSRDEMAKEYTRFLLEQERKCGPDGFVDSTRYRHPFIVRGREGETVMPKLTSMSRPQKKSGLDPKSKGGAEHKEQEHGIKFMEKVVSRGAETEHSMSNQIRTAEYEWRKQKNRVDDIQYKLLRLREGNLNQIRRSMALAQTEEDQLRWQMNKEKAKLLMYQNAKESSYWKLIHHRALQMENDHTLKEMQKEHRRCMNIKEKSLN comes from the exons ATGAGCCAGCGGTATAAATTAATCCAGCAGTCTGAACGGTTTAATGGGCTGATGCAGAGCCGCGATGAAATGGCCAAGGAGTACACCCGGTTCCTTTT AGAACAAGAACGCAAATGTGGTCCAGATGGATTTGTGGATTCAACCAGATACAGACACCCCTTTATTgtaagagggagagagggagagactgTTATGCCAAAACTCACTTCCATGTCGAGACCTCAGAAGAAGAGTGGATTAGACCCCAAATCCAAAGGAGGCGCCGAGCACAAGGAACAAGAGCATGGAATTAAATTTATGGAA AAAGTCGTGAGCAGAGGTGCAGAGACCGAGCATTCAATGTCCAACCAGATTCGCACAGCAGAGTATGAAtggcgaaaacagaaaaacagagtgGATGACATCCAGTACAAGCTGTTGAGACTGAGAGAAGGAAACCTTaatcaa ATCAGGAGAAGTATGGCACTTGCTCAAACAGAAGAAGATCAGCTTAGATGGCAGATgaacaaagaaaaagcaaagcTCCTTATG tacCAGAATGCAAAGGAGAGCAGTTACTGGAAGTTAATCCATCACAGAGCCTTACAAATGGAGAATGATCACACGCTAAAGGAAATGCAAAAG GAGCACAGAAGATGCATGAATATTAAGGAAAAATCCTTAAACTGA